In Spirochaeta thermophila DSM 6578, the following proteins share a genomic window:
- a CDS encoding ABC transporter ATP-binding protein, with translation MSDPIIVLEEVVKEYPSGETSLRVLDGVSGGFERGKVHVIMGESGSGKSTLLHLIGGLDTPTSGRVLLEGQDMGALDEEALAAFRQRDMGFVFQMHYLLRECTSLENVLLPAYMAGLSFSEAAAKARDLLVRVGLGDRMHHYPSQLSGGERQRVAIARALVNGPRIVLADEPTGNLDERTSRMVEDVFFSLVREEGATLILVTHDAALASRADTVYRLEGGRLHRS, from the coding sequence ATGAGTGATCCGATCATCGTCCTTGAGGAAGTGGTGAAGGAGTATCCCTCCGGAGAGACATCCCTCCGTGTGCTGGACGGGGTCTCGGGCGGTTTCGAGAGGGGGAAGGTCCATGTGATCATGGGTGAGAGTGGATCGGGGAAGAGCACCCTCCTCCACCTCATAGGGGGGCTCGACACCCCCACATCGGGGCGCGTACTTCTTGAAGGTCAGGACATGGGCGCCCTCGACGAGGAGGCGCTCGCGGCCTTCCGGCAGCGAGACATGGGGTTCGTCTTCCAGATGCACTACCTCCTCCGGGAGTGTACCTCCCTGGAGAACGTCCTCCTCCCCGCATATATGGCCGGGCTCTCCTTTTCTGAGGCGGCTGCGAAGGCTCGGGATCTCCTCGTGAGGGTGGGGCTCGGAGACAGGATGCACCACTACCCCTCCCAGCTTTCCGGCGGGGAACGACAGAGGGTGGCCATTGCACGGGCCCTGGTGAACGGCCCACGTATCGTCCTCGCCGACGAGCCCACCGGCAACCTGGACGAGCGCACGTCCCGCATGGTGGAGGATGTGTTCTTCTCCCTCGTCCGGGAAGAGGGGGCCACGCTCATCCTCGTGACCCACGATGCCGCCCTCGCCTCTCGGGCCGACACCGTCTACCGCCTTGAGGGGGGGAGGCTCCATCGGTCATGA